One Torulaspora globosa chromosome 5, complete sequence DNA window includes the following coding sequences:
- the PXA2 gene encoding ATP-binding cassette long-chain fatty acid transporter PXA2 (ancestral locus Anc_4.287), producing the protein MLSLIVRVYQRHRLNILRSSYIILLLTTLNSLSSGTSAKKAIRRIAKGKKNHGDVSSSELSDESIEQHTEGELLEGDKGDKSSEDRIEKQKVKRSADFLLKLILKDKKCISLFITQALLLVIRTLLSLRVATLDGKLVSTLVKAQYSQFLKILLGQWMLLGIPASFINSLISYTTKLCSISINRKVSGYLISKYLANHHIFYSVAAADSSGEIQDYLTRDIYAFANNSSLLLNQLLKPMLDLILCSFKLLMSNSSMMGEGTLALGLIVYVSNSFLKMIQPNFTRLTMRRSSLESWFRSLHSNLHLNSEEISLLRGQSTELASLDYSFYRLVLFLNREIKARALYDLATSFVIKYTWGAAGLVLCSIPIFFKNQTGIASSTDVTADFITNRRLLLTASSSIGRFVELKRNIQQLRGVWLRLNNFNALLDSSSETGPSQDYEIIEKGEIEYNDSLIRFENVPLITPADQVLIPELNFELKHGDHLLIIGPNGCGKSSLFRILGGLWPLRQGSRKTKTKLIMPHRSQDNECSIFYLPQKPYMGSRSTFREQVIYPDSVEQFEKRFNGDYAEGDAFLADLLHMLELEDLIAENMALALALRNAKNKGNEDEVSILDSKEAFDLYRNWSEELSIGVQQRLAMARMYYHKPKFAVLDECTSAVSPEMEQKMYATAQKLDISLISVCHRTSLWHFHNHLLKFDGKGGYQFGRFDPKARLANEEKLLELNAILDQQVPVWDKRLKDLTVARTSNLIRKSQTDLRSLGSRQQSSSYPNKRPTSREATAGGTTRRQPTSSQRKPDSKLHTRDGDIDDKGAGETRQT; encoded by the coding sequence ATGTTATCGCTGATCGTCCGAGTATATCAGCGGCATAGGCTGAACATACTTAGATCTTCATATATTATACTGCTTCTCACTACTCTGAACAGTCTGAGTAGTGGTACCAGCGCTAAAAAAGCCATTAGAAGAATAGCAaagggaaagaagaaccaTGGCGATGTCAGCAGCTCGGAACTTTCGGATGAAAGTATTGAACAGCACACGGAGGGCGAGCTTCTGGAGGGGGATAAGGGGGATAAGAGCTCCGAAGACCGAATTGAAAAGCAGAAAGTGAAGCGTTCCgcagattttcttctgaaaCTGATTTTAAAGGATAAGAAATGTATTTCTTTGTTCATTACGCAGGCTTTGCTTCTCGTAATCAGAACTCTATTATCGCTTAGAGTTGCCACGCTTGATGGTAAACTAGTCTCAACTCTGGTGAAAGCACAGTATTCGcagtttttgaagattcttTTAGGGCAATGGATGCTACTAGGGATCCCTGCCAGTTTTATCAACTCTTTGATCAGCTACACTACTAAATTATGTTCGATTTCCATCAATAGGAAAGTCTCTGGGTATCTGATAAGCAAATATCTGGCTAACCATCACATATTTTATTCCGTCGCGGCTGCCGACTCGTCGGGTGAAATTCAGGACTATTTGACTCGAGATATTTATGCATTTGCCAACAATTCCTCATTGTTACTAAACCAGCTGTTGAAGCCAATGCTTGATTTGATCCTTTGCTCGTTCAAACTCCTGATGTCAAACTCTAGCATGATGGGTGAAGGCACTTTGGCTCTGGGATTGATCGTCTACGTCTCCAATTCATTCTTAAAGATGATTCAACCTAATTTCACAAGGCTGACGATGAGAAGGTCATCGTTGGAAAGTTGGTTTAGATCTTTGCATTCCAATTTGCATCTGAACAGCGAGGAAATTTCCCTGTTAAGAGGCCAGTCGACTGAGCTAGCAAGCTTGGATTATTCGTTCTATCGATTAGTACTCTTCCTCAACAGAGAGATCAAGGCGAGAGCTTTGTACGACCTTGCTACGAGTTTTGTCATTAAGTATACGTGGGGTGCTGCTGGTTTAGTACTCTGCTCGATAcccatttttttcaagaatcaaaCCGGCATAGCTTCTAGCACTGATGTTACCGCCGATTTTATTACAAATAGACGTCTGCTATTAACTGCCTCAAGTTCAATCGGGAGATTTGTCGAGCTGAAGCGAAACATTCAGCAATTGCGCGGAGTTTGGTTGCGTCTGAATAATTTCAATGCTCTGTTAGATTCAAGCAGCGAGACTGGACCGTCACAAGACTATGAGATAATAGAGAAGGGGGAAATCGAATACAACGATTCTTTGATAAGATTCGAAAACGTCCCACTAATCACACCAGCGGACCAGGTCTTGATACCAGAGCTGAATTTTGAGCTGAAGCATGGAGATCATCTCTTGATTATTGGGCCCAATGGCTGCGGGAAATCCTCTTTGTTCCGTATTCTCGGTGGTCTGTGGCCATTAAGGCAGGGGTCTCGTAAAACAAAGACGAAGTTGATCATGCCGCATAGATCTCAGGACAACGAGTGCTCTATCTTTTATCTACCTCAAAAGCCTTACATGGGAAGTAGATCTACCTTCAGAGAGCAGGTAATATATCCTGATTCAGTCGAacagtttgagaaaagGTTCAATGGTGATTATGCGGAAGGGGACGCATTCTTGGCGGACCTATTGCACATGCTGGAATTAGAAGACCTAATTGCCGAGAACATGGCGCTGGCGTTGGCTCTCAGGAATGCAAAGAATAAGGGCAATGAGGATGAAGTATCCATCTTGGATTCGAAGGAGGCCTTCGATTTATATCGAAACTGGTCCGAGGAACTATCAATTGGCGTACAGCAAAGACTGGCAATGGCAAGGATGTACTATCATAAGCCAAAATTTGCAGTCTTAGATGAGTGTACCTCAGCTGTCTCACCCGAAATGGAGCAAAAGATGTATGCAACTGCTCAAAAATTGGATATATCCCTAATTTCGGTCTGCCACCGGACTAGTCTCTGGCACTTCCACAATCACCTCCTGAAATTCGATGGTAAAGGCGGATATCAATTTGGGAGGTTTGACCCTAAGGCACGGTTAGCCAATGAGGAAAAACTATTGGAATTGAACGCCATTTTAGATCAACAGGTGCCGGTTTGGGATAAAAGATTAAAGGATCTCACTGTCGCTAGGACCTCAAATTTAATCAGAAAATCACAAACCGATTTGAGATCCTTAGGGTCCCGTCAGCAAAGTAGTTCCTATCCAAACAAAAGACCAACAAGTCGTGAGGCTACGGCGGGAGGGACTACTAGGCGTCAGCCGACTTCTAGTCAACGTAAGCCTGACTCAAAGCTGCATACAAGAGATGGGGATATAGATGACAAAGGCGCAGGTGAGACGAGGCAGACTTGA